In a genomic window of Sutcliffiella sp. FSL R7-0096:
- a CDS encoding GNAT family N-acetyltransferase, which translates to MAFHIWEGIAVRLRPIQPSDWEEFHKDGMDSEIARLNDAIYGPRSEEGTKRWTERESEKGWDGHNFRLAIENFSGELVGSISTNSCDLQNGTFSYGVSIFREHWKKGYASDAVRVVLRYFFGELRYQKVNAHVYVFNEGSVKLHERLGFVEEGRMRNMVYTDGGYHDVLLFGLTHEEFKEKNR; encoded by the coding sequence ATGGCTTTTCATATATGGGAAGGTATAGCCGTACGTTTGCGGCCGATCCAGCCTTCAGATTGGGAGGAATTCCATAAGGACGGGATGGATTCAGAGATTGCCAGATTGAATGATGCCATCTATGGGCCAAGGTCGGAAGAGGGCACCAAGAGATGGACAGAAAGGGAGTCGGAAAAGGGCTGGGATGGCCATAACTTTAGGCTTGCCATCGAGAACTTCAGCGGTGAGCTTGTCGGTAGCATCAGCACAAACAGTTGCGACCTGCAAAACGGCACATTCAGCTATGGCGTCAGTATTTTCCGTGAGCACTGGAAGAAAGGGTATGCGAGTGATGCCGTCCGAGTTGTGCTGCGCTATTTCTTCGGGGAACTCAGGTATCAGAAAGTGAATGCGCATGTGTATGTTTTTAACGAAGGATCTGTTAAGTTGCATGAACGTCTCGGATTTGTAGAAGAGGGGCGCATGCGTAATATGGTGTATACAGATGGAGGCTACCATGATGTGTTGTTATTCGGCCTGACACACGAAGAATTCAAAGAAAAGAACAGATAG
- a CDS encoding uracil/xanthine transporter, translated as MNKLISSFTMFSSLQWLFFIFANTVVVPLSIGAAFDVTPEVSRMMLSASLLFTGLACIFQGWMGHRYPLLEGHSGLLWGVMLNLGLTASSLGMSFTEIGGGVATGLLLAGGFTMLLAVFGWTSVLPRIFTPMVMTVYLFLLTFQLMMVFFQGMLGITEDGVMNVPVSILSVVLVIFVSVLKIKAPRVIGNFAILIGIIIGWIAYVLLFPGGGQEAPAATFAFDLFPLGAPNLEYGIIAVAFFAGVLNLSNTIASVQAAADLYGETATPGQFRNSFFFTGLFSVIASLFGLVPYTPFTSTIGFLQSTRILDRKPFFIGGFMLAAIGLVPPLTSFLVTMPMTVGNAVLFVAYLQLFGTAYGSLRGAVFNSDTIFRLAAPVLLGVCLMNTSPAVFGPLPVLLQPFLANGLIMGVLLSIVLEKVTNWGQFEDKAVGHS; from the coding sequence ATGAATAAATTAATCTCATCGTTTACGATGTTTTCTTCCTTACAATGGCTTTTTTTCATTTTCGCCAATACGGTCGTGGTTCCGCTTTCTATCGGGGCAGCATTTGATGTGACACCGGAAGTAAGCCGGATGATGCTGAGCGCCTCCCTTCTTTTCACGGGGCTTGCGTGCATCTTTCAAGGGTGGATGGGCCACCGTTACCCGCTGCTGGAAGGACATTCTGGTTTATTGTGGGGTGTGATGCTGAATCTAGGGCTCACTGCTTCTTCTCTAGGAATGAGTTTCACGGAAATAGGTGGGGGTGTCGCGACAGGACTGTTGCTCGCAGGAGGGTTTACCATGCTGCTTGCTGTGTTCGGCTGGACGTCAGTACTACCGCGTATTTTTACGCCTATGGTCATGACGGTGTACCTTTTCCTATTGACCTTCCAATTGATGATGGTATTTTTCCAAGGGATGCTTGGCATTACAGAGGATGGCGTGATGAATGTACCTGTCAGCATCCTTTCTGTTGTGCTTGTTATTTTTGTAAGTGTGTTGAAAATAAAAGCACCGCGGGTTATCGGTAACTTCGCGATTCTTATAGGGATCATCATTGGGTGGATAGCCTATGTTCTGCTGTTTCCAGGTGGTGGACAGGAGGCGCCGGCTGCTACCTTCGCATTTGACCTGTTTCCGCTCGGGGCGCCGAACCTTGAATACGGAATAATTGCGGTCGCATTTTTTGCAGGGGTGTTGAATCTGAGTAACACGATTGCATCCGTCCAGGCTGCAGCTGACCTATATGGAGAGACCGCCACACCAGGGCAATTCAGGAATTCCTTCTTTTTTACCGGTTTATTTTCTGTCATTGCATCCCTATTCGGACTTGTCCCATACACGCCATTCACGTCGACGATCGGATTTTTGCAGAGTACAAGGATATTGGACCGGAAACCGTTTTTCATAGGTGGTTTCATGCTTGCAGCCATTGGACTTGTACCACCGTTGACCTCTTTCTTGGTGACAATGCCTATGACGGTAGGGAACGCGGTGCTGTTTGTTGCTTACCTTCAGTTGTTCGGAACCGCTTATGGTAGTTTACGGGGCGCTGTTTTCAACTCGGATACGATTTTTCGTTTGGCCGCTCCGGTATTATTGGGAGTGTGCTTGATGAACACCTCGCCGGCTGTTTTTGGTCCGTTACCGGTGTTATTGCAACCGTTCTTGGCTAATGGATTGATTATGGGAGTACTGCTCTCGATTGTGTTGGAAAAGGTGACGAATTGGGGACAGTTTGAGGATAAGGCAGTTGGGCATAGCTGA
- a CDS encoding DeoR/GlpR family DNA-binding transcription regulator — MFTDERRGEILKVLNLEGRVLAKDLADQFNMSIDSIRRDLSIMEEQGLLKRTHGGAIPVASVRTLPRPPAERFGDGTEHQNAIAELAAGYVKANQTVFIGGASIHYVLLKYLPKDIPFTVLTNSLEIAYALRGSDNISTFLIGGNVKSSGNITDALANEFARQFTVDLCFATAGALSVKGMSTATPEVAIFYKTVYDNSKKLVAMFEHTKVGQEMFAGMYPVGKLDVVITDAETDKEKVDALKAAGVEVLVAGV, encoded by the coding sequence TTGTTTACTGATGAAAGACGGGGAGAAATTTTGAAGGTATTGAATCTGGAAGGAAGAGTGCTGGCTAAGGATTTGGCGGATCAATTTAATATGTCCATCGATTCCATCCGCAGGGATTTATCCATCATGGAAGAACAGGGATTATTAAAACGCACACACGGGGGTGCAATCCCGGTAGCATCCGTTCGTACTCTGCCACGTCCTCCTGCAGAGCGCTTTGGGGACGGCACGGAACACCAGAATGCCATTGCAGAATTGGCGGCAGGATATGTAAAAGCTAATCAAACGGTATTTATCGGCGGAGCGTCGATTCATTATGTGCTACTCAAATATCTACCAAAGGACATTCCATTCACTGTGCTGACCAACTCACTTGAAATTGCGTATGCTTTGCGCGGGTCTGATAACATCTCGACCTTTTTAATTGGCGGGAATGTGAAAAGCTCCGGCAACATCACAGATGCATTGGCGAACGAATTTGCGCGACAGTTTACCGTGGATTTGTGCTTTGCAACGGCAGGGGCTCTTTCTGTAAAAGGGATGAGTACCGCAACGCCGGAGGTGGCCATATTTTATAAGACGGTTTATGATAACTCGAAGAAACTGGTTGCCATGTTTGAGCATACAAAGGTGGGGCAGGAGATGTTTGCCGGCATGTACCCGGTTGGGAAGTTGGATGTGGTGATTACTGATGCGGAGACAGATAAGGAGAAAGTGGATGCGTTGAAGGCTGCTGGGGTGGAGGTTTTGGTGGCTGGAGTATAG
- a CDS encoding short-chain dehydrogenase — translation MKHALVVGGTGMLSEVCTWLVEQDYHVSVIGRNPEKMSHLVEKTDKDKITPLLVDYKKIDQLDILLKQTISEKGPFTLVVAWVHTGGEQGLGRLIEIVAETSGTWELNHVLGSRAKLAEVKSGLLIPRTCNYHQVQLGFKLEEDRGRWLKNHEISEGVMEAIQYKAPTLLVGVLEPAKMRP, via the coding sequence ATGAAGCATGCACTGGTGGTTGGTGGAACCGGGATGCTTTCAGAGGTATGCACTTGGTTAGTGGAACAGGATTATCACGTTTCTGTAATCGGAAGGAATCCAGAGAAAATGAGCCACCTTGTAGAGAAAACAGATAAGGATAAAATAACTCCACTACTTGTCGACTATAAAAAAATAGATCAGTTAGACATCCTTCTCAAACAAACGATTTCTGAAAAGGGTCCATTCACATTGGTTGTTGCGTGGGTTCATACTGGTGGAGAGCAGGGGTTAGGAAGACTGATTGAAATTGTAGCAGAAACAAGTGGAACATGGGAGTTGAATCACGTACTTGGAAGTCGGGCAAAACTGGCGGAAGTGAAAAGTGGCCTCCTCATTCCAAGGACTTGTAACTACCATCAAGTCCAACTCGGTTTCAAGCTAGAGGAGGACAGGGGAAGATGGTTGAAAAACCATGAAATTTCTGAAGGAGTTATGGAAGCTATTCAGTATAAAGCACCAACTTTGCTAGTCGGGGTGTTGGAACCAGCGAAAATGAGACCGTGA
- a CDS encoding GNAT family N-acetyltransferase: MKKIPKSVQKVLDLYIDKCNQALPGLLDGLYLHGSLAIDAYIEGESDVDFVAVTSRKLTNKDATILKDIHLNLAETCKNPQLDGIYVQSSNLAAEGYFYNEGTFGKAVHDIPVTWWLLKNKGITFMGQASSELALNVTTEDLTTYVRKNMNDYWATRISAMEKKQDQLINYPVKHIEAEMEWTVLGLLRQFYTLKEENIISKLAAGAYGLRVLEPKWHGLVQEAINIRQGNPERSFTTNEKRLNATIHFAKELIQFCNENGLGEKENQSKSEVKLVNFQIEHLEHLSEYKLTESQLKFTSHPRDAWKACETDKGRHPVVILKDGRPAGFFVLYEGEEIPSYTDNPNAILLRAYSVSLQFQGQGIAGKSLELLPDYVELNFPQVEEVVLAVNRRNETAQRVYLRAGFEDSGKRVMGQMGEQFVYRLKVNGEKMP; encoded by the coding sequence ATGAAGAAGATTCCAAAAAGCGTACAAAAGGTTTTAGACCTTTATATAGATAAATGTAATCAAGCGTTACCAGGGCTGCTGGACGGATTATACCTTCATGGATCCCTCGCAATAGATGCGTACATAGAAGGAGAAAGTGACGTGGATTTTGTTGCGGTGACAAGCCGGAAGCTGACAAATAAAGATGCGACTATCTTAAAAGATATTCACTTGAATCTTGCAGAAACATGCAAAAACCCGCAATTGGATGGCATATATGTGCAATCGTCCAACCTAGCAGCTGAGGGCTATTTTTATAATGAAGGGACCTTTGGTAAAGCGGTTCACGATATTCCTGTGACGTGGTGGTTGCTCAAGAACAAAGGAATAACGTTCATGGGGCAGGCTTCTAGCGAGCTGGCACTTAACGTAACAACGGAAGACCTCACAACCTATGTGCGAAAAAACATGAATGACTACTGGGCAACAAGGATATCTGCCATGGAAAAAAAGCAGGATCAACTTATCAATTATCCAGTCAAACACATAGAAGCGGAAATGGAATGGACAGTGCTGGGGTTGCTTCGTCAATTTTACACATTAAAGGAAGAGAATATCATTTCCAAGCTGGCTGCAGGAGCGTATGGATTACGTGTACTTGAACCGAAATGGCATGGCCTCGTACAAGAGGCAATCAATATCCGGCAAGGAAATCCAGAAAGAAGCTTTACCACAAATGAAAAGAGACTTAATGCCACGATTCATTTTGCTAAAGAGCTTATACAATTTTGTAATGAAAATGGACTTGGAGAAAAAGAGAATCAGAGTAAGAGTGAGGTTAAACTAGTAAACTTTCAAATCGAACACTTGGAACATTTATCAGAATACAAGTTAACAGAAAGTCAGTTGAAATTTACTTCCCATCCCAGGGACGCATGGAAGGCTTGTGAAACGGATAAGGGAAGGCATCCCGTAGTTATTTTAAAGGATGGGCGCCCTGCAGGCTTTTTCGTCCTTTATGAGGGAGAAGAAATTCCAAGTTATACGGACAACCCTAATGCCATTCTTTTGCGGGCATATTCCGTCTCCCTACAATTTCAAGGACAAGGCATTGCAGGGAAGTCACTAGAGTTGCTTCCAGATTATGTGGAGCTGAATTTCCCTCAGGTGGAAGAGGTGGTTTTGGCTGTGAATCGAAGAAATGAAACGGCTCAACGGGTTTACTTGAGGGCTGGATTCGAAGACAGTGGAAAAAGGGTGATGGGGCAAATGGGAGAGCAGTTTGTGTACCGATTGAAAGTGAATGGAGAGAAAATGCCATGA
- a CDS encoding Cof-type HAD-IIB family hydrolase, giving the protein MNCKIVFFDIDGTLTHHEDGSISEKTIAAIQTLKDKGLIVVAATGRPLSMCEEIRELGIDTFITANGGYAKHLEEVIHKIPLDKKVMEEVVQFASEQKHGLSFYTEGFHMNGVEEPRISQALKETLGVLGLEDFSVMDQTNEQEVYLMCLFAAEDMMEPYTERFPHLTFRRWHPFILNVLQEDVSKSVAILKLLNYFGIDKSEAVAFGDGENDIDMLELVGYGVAMGNGSDRLKSVADFVTKNSSEDGIEYALKKLQII; this is encoded by the coding sequence ATGAACTGCAAAATAGTATTTTTTGATATCGATGGCACCCTTACACATCACGAGGATGGCAGTATTTCAGAGAAAACAATAGCCGCCATCCAAACGTTAAAAGATAAAGGGCTTATCGTGGTGGCAGCAACCGGCCGCCCGCTATCCATGTGTGAGGAGATTCGGGAGCTTGGAATTGATACGTTCATCACTGCCAATGGAGGGTATGCCAAGCATTTAGAAGAGGTTATCCATAAAATTCCGCTGGATAAAAAGGTGATGGAAGAAGTGGTCCAGTTTGCTTCAGAACAGAAACACGGACTTTCTTTTTATACGGAAGGCTTCCATATGAACGGGGTGGAAGAACCGCGGATCTCACAAGCGTTGAAAGAAACACTGGGGGTACTAGGGTTAGAGGACTTCTCGGTGATGGACCAAACCAATGAACAGGAAGTCTATCTCATGTGCTTGTTTGCAGCGGAAGACATGATGGAGCCATACACGGAAAGATTCCCGCACCTGACATTCAGGAGATGGCACCCGTTTATCTTGAATGTATTGCAAGAGGATGTTTCTAAATCTGTCGCCATTCTGAAGTTATTAAACTACTTCGGTATCGACAAGTCCGAGGCAGTCGCCTTCGGGGATGGGGAGAATGACATCGACATGCTCGAGCTTGTTGGCTATGGTGTTGCGATGGGGAACGGCAGCGACAGGTTGAAATCAGTTGCTGACTTTGTCACCAAAAATTCTAGTGAAGATGGAATTGAATATGCATTGAAAAAACTACAAATCATTTAG
- a CDS encoding NAD(P)/FAD-dependent oxidoreductase, giving the protein MESYQVVIIGAGQAGLSMGYYLKKEGIPFIILDGNERVGDSWRKRYQSLVLFTPRRYSSLPGLPLSGEPEGFPTKDELGEYLLKYVSHFDLPIKNNVQVQSLTKMNGTFQMITNQGDISATNVIVATGAFQKPYIPQIFESQDNLPSQLHSSEYSSPKDMNGDSVLVVGGGNSGAQIAVELAKEKQVTIAVSHRFKFLPLKFLGRSIFSWLERTGLLFAGVDTPKGMWFQKQSDPIFGKELKAYLKNGKVKLKPRVSMVDGNKVKFEDDTNQEFDSIVWSTGFIPAYDCININGVMGVDGKPIHKRGVTNISGLYFLGLPWQYTRGSGLICGVGRDAKYLMEFFSRKS; this is encoded by the coding sequence ATGGAATCTTATCAGGTTGTTATTATTGGGGCAGGTCAAGCGGGATTATCGATGGGCTATTATCTTAAAAAAGAGGGAATTCCATTTATCATCCTGGACGGCAATGAAAGGGTGGGAGATTCCTGGCGGAAAAGGTATCAATCCCTTGTTTTATTTACTCCGCGCAGGTACAGCTCTCTTCCTGGGTTGCCATTGTCAGGGGAGCCAGAGGGGTTTCCTACTAAAGACGAACTAGGGGAATACTTATTGAAATATGTCAGTCATTTTGATCTTCCCATAAAAAATAATGTGCAGGTACAATCGTTAACGAAAATGAATGGTACATTCCAGATGATCACCAATCAAGGGGACATCTCCGCAACAAACGTAATTGTTGCGACAGGAGCATTCCAAAAACCATACATACCACAAATTTTCGAATCACAAGATAATCTGCCTTCGCAGCTTCACTCCTCAGAATACAGTTCACCAAAAGATATGAACGGAGATAGCGTCCTGGTAGTAGGAGGAGGGAATTCCGGAGCCCAGATTGCGGTGGAATTGGCAAAAGAAAAACAGGTGACCATCGCTGTCAGCCATCGTTTTAAATTTCTTCCTCTTAAGTTTTTAGGCAGAAGCATCTTCAGCTGGTTGGAGCGGACTGGGCTCTTATTTGCAGGAGTTGATACACCTAAAGGAATGTGGTTCCAAAAACAGTCCGATCCCATCTTTGGAAAAGAACTAAAAGCATATCTGAAAAACGGGAAAGTGAAGCTGAAGCCGCGTGTCAGTATGGTTGATGGAAACAAAGTTAAGTTTGAAGACGATACCAATCAAGAGTTCGATAGTATCGTTTGGTCAACAGGTTTCATTCCCGCATACGACTGTATTAACATTAATGGAGTCATGGGCGTGGACGGTAAGCCAATTCATAAAAGAGGGGTGACAAATATAAGTGGATTGTACTTTTTGGGTTTGCCATGGCAATACACAAGGGGATCTGGATTGATTTGTGGAGTGGGGAGGGATGCAAAGTATTTGATGGAGTTTTTCTCTAGAAAATCTTAA
- a CDS encoding GNAT family N-acetyltransferase, with the protein MFVHKIDEELSLKLAEEKDAERLFELTDNSRDYLREWLPWLDFTKKVEDSKDFIKGTRQSHAENKAMTTLILYKGEIVGVAGYNTLDWTNKVTYIGYWLDKDYQGNGIMTRVAEALTDYAITELGMNRVDIRAAVENVKSRSIPERLGFTLEGKIRQAEWLYDRHVDHAVYGMLAEDWKKRKAGGM; encoded by the coding sequence ATGTTCGTACATAAAATTGATGAGGAACTATCCTTGAAGCTAGCAGAGGAAAAAGATGCGGAACGACTATTCGAGCTAACCGACAACTCCAGGGACTATTTGCGTGAGTGGTTGCCATGGTTGGACTTTACAAAAAAGGTGGAGGACTCCAAGGATTTCATAAAAGGAACCAGACAAAGCCATGCGGAAAATAAAGCAATGACTACATTGATCCTTTATAAAGGGGAAATCGTTGGTGTTGCAGGCTACAATACACTTGACTGGACGAACAAAGTAACGTATATCGGGTACTGGTTGGATAAGGATTATCAAGGGAATGGCATCATGACAAGGGTGGCGGAAGCTCTGACGGACTATGCCATCACGGAACTTGGGATGAACCGGGTTGATATTCGTGCCGCGGTGGAGAACGTAAAAAGCAGGTCCATTCCAGAGAGACTCGGATTTACGTTGGAAGGAAAGATCCGTCAAGCCGAATGGCTGTATGACCGTCATGTTGATCATGCGGTATACGGAATGCTTGCAGAGGATTGGAAAAAACGAAAAGCTGGAGGAATGTAA
- a CDS encoding YebC/PmpR family DNA-binding transcriptional regulator produces MGRKWNNIKEKKAAKDQNTSRVYSKFALEIYVAAKQGEPDPESNMALKFVLERAKTYNVPRNIIDRAIEKAKGGGEESYNELRYEGFGPNGSMVIVDTLTNNVNRTASEVRAAFGKNGGNMGVSGSVAYMFDATAVFAFEGKSSDEVLEVLMEADLDVRDIMEEEETVIVYAEPDQFHAVQTALKGAGVEEFSVAELTMLAQNEVELPGDAQEQFEKLIDALEDCDDVQRVYHNVDLGE; encoded by the coding sequence ATGGGTCGTAAATGGAACAACATCAAGGAAAAGAAGGCGGCAAAGGATCAAAATACAAGTAGAGTCTATTCCAAATTTGCCCTTGAAATCTATGTAGCAGCCAAGCAAGGCGAGCCGGATCCAGAATCTAACATGGCCTTGAAATTCGTTCTTGAGCGTGCGAAAACATACAACGTACCTCGTAACATCATCGACCGCGCCATCGAAAAGGCAAAAGGCGGCGGGGAAGAGAGCTATAACGAGCTTCGTTATGAAGGTTTCGGACCAAACGGATCGATGGTAATCGTGGACACATTGACAAACAACGTCAACCGTACAGCTTCCGAGGTGCGTGCAGCATTCGGTAAAAATGGTGGAAACATGGGCGTAAGTGGATCTGTTGCTTACATGTTCGACGCTACGGCTGTATTCGCATTTGAAGGGAAATCCTCCGACGAAGTACTTGAAGTGTTGATGGAAGCGGACCTTGACGTACGCGACATCATGGAAGAAGAGGAAACGGTTATTGTGTACGCAGAGCCAGATCAATTCCATGCCGTGCAAACAGCATTGAAAGGTGCGGGCGTGGAAGAGTTCTCCGTGGCTGAATTGACGATGCTAGCGCAAAACGAAGTGGAGCTTCCAGGAGACGCACAAGAGCAGTTTGAAAAGCTGATCGATGCGTTGGAAGACTGTGACGACGTGCAGCGCGTGTATCATAATGTGGATTTGGGTGAATGA
- a CDS encoding nuclear transport factor 2 family protein, with product MSYQNALNQYIEATNTHNFDNVEKLLHANVVYWFTNSSCTTMEEIRAFFENAWDTIKEEIYSAKDVEWIAVDEHTATCLYTFHYEGYLNGEFISGSGRATNVFVKDEGQWKLIHEHLSR from the coding sequence ATGAGCTATCAAAATGCACTAAATCAATACATTGAAGCAACAAATACCCACAACTTCGATAATGTGGAAAAATTGCTCCACGCCAATGTGGTTTATTGGTTCACCAATAGTTCCTGCACTACCATGGAAGAAATCCGAGCCTTTTTCGAAAACGCATGGGACACGATCAAAGAGGAAATCTACTCGGCAAAGGATGTGGAGTGGATTGCGGTGGATGAGCACACGGCCACATGCCTCTATACCTTTCATTATGAAGGGTACCTGAACGGGGAGTTCATTTCTGGCAGCGGGCGTGCAACCAATGTATTTGTAAAAGATGAGGGACAATGGAAGTTGATTCACGAGCATTTGAGCCGATAA
- a CDS encoding LysR family transcriptional regulator: protein MDLRQLRYFTVIAEEKNISQAARKLHMSQPPLSQQLKQMEEELKVELVHREGKKLRLTEAGEKLYHHAVQITKLMEEGMEEVKEIGDGLKGSLKIGVNTLSEISLSNLLFAFKESYPQVTYEIHQNESGQLLQLLRERVIDIAVIRFPVQSEEFASFMLKREPFYFVSGEEWRGSVSLESIANESLVLPSTKGQGLYDYIMQAFAQRGYEPNIVCASSDLTLLSRLVQQGFGSTLVPESAMHIFYGTDVHTYLVDDENLSTQYGVAWMKKYYLSKVAKRFLEMYMEITSDSLPN, encoded by the coding sequence GTGGATCTTCGCCAATTGCGTTATTTTACTGTCATTGCAGAAGAGAAAAATATTTCACAAGCTGCGCGGAAATTACATATGTCCCAGCCTCCTCTGAGTCAGCAATTAAAGCAGATGGAAGAGGAATTAAAAGTAGAGCTTGTTCACCGGGAAGGGAAAAAATTACGTCTGACGGAAGCTGGTGAGAAGCTATATCACCATGCTGTTCAAATTACCAAGCTGATGGAAGAGGGCATGGAGGAAGTAAAGGAAATTGGTGATGGCCTCAAAGGATCCTTGAAAATTGGGGTAAACACCTTATCAGAAATCTCTTTATCTAATTTATTGTTTGCTTTTAAAGAAAGCTATCCCCAAGTGACATATGAAATACATCAAAATGAGTCCGGACAACTTCTTCAATTGTTACGAGAGCGGGTCATTGATATTGCCGTCATTCGTTTTCCAGTACAGTCAGAAGAATTTGCAAGCTTTATGCTGAAAAGGGAGCCATTCTATTTTGTGAGCGGGGAAGAGTGGAGGGGTTCTGTAAGCTTGGAATCTATCGCAAATGAATCACTCGTGTTACCAAGCACAAAGGGCCAGGGGTTGTACGATTATATAATGCAGGCATTCGCGCAACGAGGTTATGAACCGAATATTGTATGTGCAAGCTCCGATTTGACTCTGCTCTCTCGCTTAGTCCAGCAAGGGTTTGGTTCAACCTTGGTTCCAGAGAGTGCGATGCATATTTTTTACGGAACGGATGTCCATACATACCTTGTGGATGATGAGAATCTTAGTACTCAATACGGCGTTGCTTGGATGAAGAAATATTATTTGTCCAAAGTGGCAAAACGGTTTCTGGAAATGTATATGGAAATCACTTCTGACAGCTTGCCAAATTGA
- a CDS encoding GNAT family N-acetyltransferase: MTIFLETERLLLRRLELRDADRVEELASDYELAKTTLTVPHPYPPGSAADFIRSMWDSKERGLVVFAIVEKEIDSLIGIINIKQTLSYKRGELGYWIGRPYWGKGYGTEAARAVVAFGFKELGLNKMFAGAFADNPGSWRIMEKVGMKHEGTWRQHAMRDGRFVDLAYYGLLREEFERGN, encoded by the coding sequence ATGACTATTTTTTTAGAGACAGAAAGATTACTATTACGCAGATTAGAGCTAAGAGACGCCGATCGTGTCGAAGAACTGGCAAGTGATTATGAACTTGCCAAAACAACCCTAACCGTGCCGCATCCTTATCCTCCGGGATCTGCGGCGGATTTCATTCGAAGTATGTGGGATTCAAAAGAGAGGGGACTGGTGGTATTTGCGATTGTGGAAAAAGAAATTGACAGTTTAATAGGTATTATCAATATCAAGCAGACTCTTTCTTACAAACGTGGCGAGCTTGGATACTGGATCGGCCGTCCCTACTGGGGGAAAGGGTATGGGACCGAGGCGGCACGTGCGGTGGTTGCGTTTGGATTCAAAGAGCTAGGCTTAAACAAAATGTTCGCAGGTGCATTCGCCGATAACCCAGGTTCCTGGCGCATCATGGAAAAAGTCGGCATGAAGCACGAGGGAACCTGGCGCCAGCATGCGATGAGGGACGGTAGATTTGTAGACTTGGCATATTATGGATTGCTGCGGGAAGAGTTTGAGAGGGGAAATTGA
- a CDS encoding ankyrin repeat domain-containing protein: protein MRPIIILVLLNLIVMAVLLIDSKDTSKGVGSMEQTLHELAKRGNTLDLVTMIEKGQDINAVDEKGRTAVMAATYANQPDAVAVLIENGANINIQDDLLNTPFLYAGAEGLMEIARLTLEAGTDQTITNRYGGNALIPASEKGHVEMVEFLLNHADQNVNHINNLGWTALLEAIILTDGSETYQEIVSLLIQHDADVNLADKDGVTPLQHAKSKGYKEMEALLAKEGAY from the coding sequence ATGCGGCCGATAATAATTCTAGTTCTACTAAATTTAATTGTGATGGCTGTCTTATTAATAGATTCTAAAGATACATCAAAAGGAGTTGGAAGCATGGAACAAACGCTTCACGAGCTTGCAAAACGAGGAAATACATTGGATTTAGTGACGATGATTGAAAAAGGGCAAGATATCAATGCCGTTGATGAAAAGGGAAGGACTGCTGTCATGGCGGCTACCTATGCGAATCAACCGGATGCAGTCGCCGTTCTAATCGAAAACGGTGCAAACATAAATATACAGGACGACCTCTTAAACACACCGTTTCTCTATGCCGGGGCAGAAGGGCTCATGGAGATTGCCCGCCTTACACTTGAGGCTGGCACGGATCAGACTATCACCAACCGTTATGGAGGGAACGCCCTCATTCCGGCTTCTGAAAAAGGACATGTGGAAATGGTGGAATTTCTGCTTAATCATGCAGATCAAAACGTGAATCATATAAATAACCTTGGCTGGACCGCATTATTGGAAGCGATTATTTTGACTGATGGCAGTGAGACATACCAGGAAATCGTCTCTCTTCTCATCCAACACGATGCCGACGTTAACCTAGCTGATAAAGATGGTGTTACCCCTTTACAACATGCAAAAAGCAAGGGCTATAAGGAAATGGAAGCTCTACTTGCGAAAGAAGGGGCATATTAA